A stretch of Linepithema humile isolate Giens D197 chromosome 3, Lhum_UNIL_v1.0, whole genome shotgun sequence DNA encodes these proteins:
- the LOC105668829 gene encoding protein jagged-1 isoform X2, whose translation MHRPATIASGFFEVQILSLTNNQGTLVDGRCCGGGKAGKEEYPPCTKPCSTFFWLCLKEYQSNVTAKGPCSFGNVSSHALGLNTFTLNEPVTLQLHFTFRWTRQFTLILQAKDEPTDEPIEETSYSGIVLPGAKWHTLKHPGRNAHLVYRVRVQCDENYYNATCTKFCRPRDDIFGHYICDENGDKACIQGWKGVDCETAVCKEGCHPVHGHCNVSGECQCRHGWQGELCDQCMVYPGCKHGYCNGSSWQCICDTNWGGILCDQDLNVCGTREPCQNGGTCENTKPDQYRCTCPDGFSGTECENVDNPCASNPCLNGATCRELGEIAQCECAPGFTGPYCATDIDECASQPCQNGGTCVDGKNSFACNCPPAWQGLLCQFDVDECTLKEPPCKNFITCVNLAGDYRCRCRSGFTGKNCTKNIDDCVGQCQHEALCIDLVDDYHCSCTPGYSGKDCDVDIDECASKPCQNGGECRDLVNKYECVCPVGFTGYQCEIDRDHCSPNPCRNSAPCFNTQTDYYCHCPVQWKGKNCSELAPHNPQFDVTELLGCGSEGAPCGGRGRCSGGRCICNPGYTGTHCHENINDCRGNPCLNGGTCVDLVNSFQCICREGWSGDLCDQNLDECATQPCRNNGTCVDGVADFTCICRGGWKGKTCALRGSHCEPGTCRNSGTCQDHGDSFACHCPPGWGGAACHIASPSACTRNPCKNSATCVNTADGSYRCVCREGFEGPNCQRNIDDCQLLPCLNGGKCVDGINWFRCECAPGFTGPDCRINVNDCASNPCTSGATCIDGIASYTCICPPGRTGPQCEIRTAGGPGCTAATWNDDCNVCECRNGKNQCSNVWCGPANCLNGSSCFTHEVCVPSPGESCLAPPCLPWGECRPVETGRRVGPPALPAPPSCWPGQSIPGPTCSRLAILLRRDTLTPGTSVELLCRRLRKLLADPRRPQSVVLLCDLKPGDNDTVEVTIFSEAAAEVARDLGEMLSRSLARPLAFASVLEVKVETALLSEPSLAGAGNTGGYVAVLGSALAIVLVLALFGGLWYLRSMRHRSNLTPTTSSETSLHRHRSDLDEKSNNLQNEENLRRYANPLKDSDPEPRVSVVRPLSGTSLGTLSGTEESLEMVSEEGRHCLPPLYKPPSAEARNNTASFSYEEGPHKPYSKPRLQEPPYPHQQPGTSQTSGPHQVLTVHV comes from the exons GCGACAATCGCGAGCGGATTCTTCGAAGTGCAGATCCTCTCGCTGACGAACAATCAGGGCACCCTAGTGGACGGTAGGTGTTGCGGAGGAGGCAAGGCCGGGAAAGAAGAATATCCACCCTGCACGAAGCCCTGCTCGACATTCTTCTGGCTCTGTCTCAAGGAATATCAGTCGAATGTCACCGCCAAGGGTCCCTGTAGCTTTGGCAACGTATCTAGTCACGCTCTCGGCTTGAACACCTTTACCCTCAACGAACCCGTCACTCTGCAGCTCCATTTCACCTTCCGATGGACG AGGCAATTCACGTTAATTTTGCAAGCGAAGGACGAGCCGACCGACGAACCGATCGAGGAGACGAGTTACAGTGGCATCGTCCTGCCAGGAGCCAAGTGGCACACTCTCAAACATCCTGGAAGAAACGCTCATTTAGTGTATCGGGTGCGAGTCCAGTGCGATGAAAATTACTACAATGCCACCTGCACCAAGTTCTGCCGACCTAGAGACGACATTTTCGGCCATTACATCTGCGATGAGAATGGGGACAAAGCGTGTATACAAGGTTGGAAAGGCGTCGACTGCGAGACAG ctGTCTGCAAGGAGGGTTGCCACCCCGTGCACGGTCACTGCAACGTCAGCGGCGAATGTCAATGTCGCCACGGTTGGCAGGGTGAATTGTGCGATCAGTGCATGGTGTATCCGGGCTGCAAGCACGGCTATTGCAATGGCTCGAGCTGGCAGTGCATCTGCGACACAAATTGGGGTGGCATATTGTGCGACCAGGACCTCAACGTCTGCGGCACCCGTGAGCCGTGTCAGAACGGCGGCACATGCGAGAACACCAAGCCCGACCAGTACCGATGCACGTGTCCGGACGGCTTTTCCGGAACCGAGTGCGAGAATGTCGACAATCCGTGCGCATCCAATCCCTGCTTGAACGGTGCGACCTGCCGCGAACTCGGCGAGATCGCGCAATGCGAGTGCGCACCGGGTTTCACCGGACCGTATTGCGCGACCGACATCGACGAGTGCGCCTCGCAGCCGTGCCAGAACGGCGGCACTTGCGTGGATGGCAAGAACAGCTTTGCGTGTAACTGCCCGCCCGCCTGGCAGGGCCTGCTCTGCCAGTTCGACGTGGACGAGTGCACGCTCAAGGAGCCGCCCTGCAAGAACTTCATCACCTGCGTTAATCTCGCTGGCGATTACAG ATGCCGATGCCGGAGCGGTTTCACCGGCAAGAACTGCACGAAGAACATCGACGATTGTGTCGGTCAGTGCCAGCACGAAGCGCTCTGCATTGATCTAGTGGACGACTACCATTGCAGTTGCACCCCCGGCTATTCTGGCAAAGACTGCGACGTCGACATCGACGAGTGCGCGTCCAAGCCGTGCCAGAACGGCGGCGAATGTCGCGATCTGGTGAACAAGTACGAGTGCGTATGCCCGGTGGGCTTCACCGGCTATCAGTGCGAGATCGACCGCGATCACTGCAGTCCGAATCCCTGTCGTAATTCGGCGCCCTGCTTCAACACGCAAACTGACTATTACTGTCACTGTCCGGTACAATGGAAGGGCAAAAACTGCTCCGAACTGGCTCCGCATAACCCGCAGTTTGACGTGACGGAACTGCTTGGCTGCGGCAGCGAAGGCGCGCCATGCGGTGGCCGCGGTCGCTGCAGCGGCGGCAGATGCATCTGCAATCCGGGCTACACCGGTACACACTGCCACGAAAACATCAACGACTGCCGCGGCAATCCCTGTCTGAACGGAGGCACGTGCGTTGATCTGGTCAATTCCTTTCAGTGCATCTGCAGAGAGGGATGGAGCGGCGATCTTTGCGATCAAA aCTTGGATGAGTGCGCGACGCAACCCTGCCGCAACAATGGCACCTGCGTAGACGGCGTGGCAGATTTCACGTGTATTTGCCGGGGCGGCTGGAAAGGTAAGACATGCGCGTTGCGCGGCAGCCACTGCGAACCGGGCACTTGCCGGAACAGCGGCACCTGCCAGGATCACGGAGATAGCTTTGCGTGCCACTGCCCACCCGGCTGGGGCGGCGCAGCCTGTCACATCGCGTCACCGTCAGCGTGCACGAGGAATCCCTGCAAAAACAGCGCGACATGCGTGAACACGGCTGACGGCAGTTACCGATGCGTCTGCCGCGAGGGCTTCGAAGGTCCGAATTGTCAGCGCAACATCGATGACTGTCAGTTGCTGCCGTGTCTGAACGGCGGCAAGTGTGTGGACGGCATCAATTGGTTCAGATGCGAATGCGCGCCTGGCTTCACAGGTCCGGATTGCCGCATCAACGTGAACGATTGCGCGAGCAATCCGTGCACCAGCGGTGCCACATGCATAGACGGCATCGCGAGTTACACGTGCATCTGTCCGCCCGGCAGAACCGGCCCGCAATGCGAAATTCGGACGGCTGGCGGGCCCGGCTGCACCGCTGCTACATGGAACGACGATTGCAACGTGTGCGAGTGCCGGAACGGCAAGAACCAATGCAGCAACGTCTGGTGCGGACCGGCCAATTGCTTGAATGGTAGTTCCTGCTTCACCCATGAGGTCTGCGTGCCCAGTCCGGGCGAGAGCTGTCTGGCACCACCGTGTCTACCGTGGGGCGAATGCCGCCCGGTGGAAACTGGCAGACGAGTCGGTCCGCCGGCGTTACCAGCTCCGCCGTCCTGCTGGCCCGGACAGTCTATTCCCGGGCCAACTTGCTCGAGACTTGCGATACTACTGCGAAGGGACACTCTCACGCCCGGCACTTCGGTGGAATTGCTGTGCCGTCGTCTGAGGAAGCTTTTAGCTGATCCACGGAGGCCGCAGTCGGTGGTGCTGTTGTGCGATCTGAAACCTGGCGACAACGACACAGTGGAGGTGACCATTTTTTCTGAGGCGGCAGCTGAGGTGGCGCGAGACCTCGGCGAGATGCTGAGCCGTTCGCTGGCGAGACCTCTCGCTTTTGCCTCCGTTCTAGAGGTCAAAGTGGAAACTGCACTGCTCAGCGAACCCAGTTTGGCGGGTGCGGGCAACACCGGTGGATACGTGGCTGTTCTAGGAAGTGCTTTGGCGATTGTGCTGGTGCTGGCGCTGTTCGGTGGCCTCTGGTATCTCAGAAGCATGAGGCACAGATCGAATCTGACACCAACCACCAGCAGTGAGACCTCCTTGCACCGTCATCGTAGTGATCTGGACGAAAAATCGAACAATCTGCAGAACGAAGAGAACCTGAGGAGATACGCCAATCCACTCAAGGACTCCGATCCCGAGCCTAGGGTATCCGTCGTGAGACCTTTATCAGGCACATCACTTGGTACCTTGAGCGGCACCGAAGAGAGCCTCGAGATGGTGTCCGAGGAAGGCAGGCATTGTTTGCCGCCGCTCTACAAACCGCCCAGCGCGGAAGCTAGAAACAATACGGCCAGTTTCAGCTATGAAGAAGGGCCGCACAAGCCGTACAGCAAGCCCAGGCTACAAGAACCGCCATACCCTCATCAGCAACCGGGTACCAGCCAGACGTCGGGGCCGCATCAAGTGCTGACGGTACACGTGTGA
- the LOC105668829 gene encoding protein jagged-1 isoform X1: MRAVAAYLVLVHLIQATIASGFFEVQILSLTNNQGTLVDGRCCGGGKAGKEEYPPCTKPCSTFFWLCLKEYQSNVTAKGPCSFGNVSSHALGLNTFTLNEPVTLQLHFTFRWTRQFTLILQAKDEPTDEPIEETSYSGIVLPGAKWHTLKHPGRNAHLVYRVRVQCDENYYNATCTKFCRPRDDIFGHYICDENGDKACIQGWKGVDCETAVCKEGCHPVHGHCNVSGECQCRHGWQGELCDQCMVYPGCKHGYCNGSSWQCICDTNWGGILCDQDLNVCGTREPCQNGGTCENTKPDQYRCTCPDGFSGTECENVDNPCASNPCLNGATCRELGEIAQCECAPGFTGPYCATDIDECASQPCQNGGTCVDGKNSFACNCPPAWQGLLCQFDVDECTLKEPPCKNFITCVNLAGDYRCRCRSGFTGKNCTKNIDDCVGQCQHEALCIDLVDDYHCSCTPGYSGKDCDVDIDECASKPCQNGGECRDLVNKYECVCPVGFTGYQCEIDRDHCSPNPCRNSAPCFNTQTDYYCHCPVQWKGKNCSELAPHNPQFDVTELLGCGSEGAPCGGRGRCSGGRCICNPGYTGTHCHENINDCRGNPCLNGGTCVDLVNSFQCICREGWSGDLCDQNLDECATQPCRNNGTCVDGVADFTCICRGGWKGKTCALRGSHCEPGTCRNSGTCQDHGDSFACHCPPGWGGAACHIASPSACTRNPCKNSATCVNTADGSYRCVCREGFEGPNCQRNIDDCQLLPCLNGGKCVDGINWFRCECAPGFTGPDCRINVNDCASNPCTSGATCIDGIASYTCICPPGRTGPQCEIRTAGGPGCTAATWNDDCNVCECRNGKNQCSNVWCGPANCLNGSSCFTHEVCVPSPGESCLAPPCLPWGECRPVETGRRVGPPALPAPPSCWPGQSIPGPTCSRLAILLRRDTLTPGTSVELLCRRLRKLLADPRRPQSVVLLCDLKPGDNDTVEVTIFSEAAAEVARDLGEMLSRSLARPLAFASVLEVKVETALLSEPSLAGAGNTGGYVAVLGSALAIVLVLALFGGLWYLRSMRHRSNLTPTTSSETSLHRHRSDLDEKSNNLQNEENLRRYANPLKDSDPEPRVSVVRPLSGTSLGTLSGTEESLEMVSEEGRHCLPPLYKPPSAEARNNTASFSYEEGPHKPYSKPRLQEPPYPHQQPGTSQTSGPHQVLTVHV, from the exons GCGACAATCGCGAGCGGATTCTTCGAAGTGCAGATCCTCTCGCTGACGAACAATCAGGGCACCCTAGTGGACGGTAGGTGTTGCGGAGGAGGCAAGGCCGGGAAAGAAGAATATCCACCCTGCACGAAGCCCTGCTCGACATTCTTCTGGCTCTGTCTCAAGGAATATCAGTCGAATGTCACCGCCAAGGGTCCCTGTAGCTTTGGCAACGTATCTAGTCACGCTCTCGGCTTGAACACCTTTACCCTCAACGAACCCGTCACTCTGCAGCTCCATTTCACCTTCCGATGGACG AGGCAATTCACGTTAATTTTGCAAGCGAAGGACGAGCCGACCGACGAACCGATCGAGGAGACGAGTTACAGTGGCATCGTCCTGCCAGGAGCCAAGTGGCACACTCTCAAACATCCTGGAAGAAACGCTCATTTAGTGTATCGGGTGCGAGTCCAGTGCGATGAAAATTACTACAATGCCACCTGCACCAAGTTCTGCCGACCTAGAGACGACATTTTCGGCCATTACATCTGCGATGAGAATGGGGACAAAGCGTGTATACAAGGTTGGAAAGGCGTCGACTGCGAGACAG ctGTCTGCAAGGAGGGTTGCCACCCCGTGCACGGTCACTGCAACGTCAGCGGCGAATGTCAATGTCGCCACGGTTGGCAGGGTGAATTGTGCGATCAGTGCATGGTGTATCCGGGCTGCAAGCACGGCTATTGCAATGGCTCGAGCTGGCAGTGCATCTGCGACACAAATTGGGGTGGCATATTGTGCGACCAGGACCTCAACGTCTGCGGCACCCGTGAGCCGTGTCAGAACGGCGGCACATGCGAGAACACCAAGCCCGACCAGTACCGATGCACGTGTCCGGACGGCTTTTCCGGAACCGAGTGCGAGAATGTCGACAATCCGTGCGCATCCAATCCCTGCTTGAACGGTGCGACCTGCCGCGAACTCGGCGAGATCGCGCAATGCGAGTGCGCACCGGGTTTCACCGGACCGTATTGCGCGACCGACATCGACGAGTGCGCCTCGCAGCCGTGCCAGAACGGCGGCACTTGCGTGGATGGCAAGAACAGCTTTGCGTGTAACTGCCCGCCCGCCTGGCAGGGCCTGCTCTGCCAGTTCGACGTGGACGAGTGCACGCTCAAGGAGCCGCCCTGCAAGAACTTCATCACCTGCGTTAATCTCGCTGGCGATTACAG ATGCCGATGCCGGAGCGGTTTCACCGGCAAGAACTGCACGAAGAACATCGACGATTGTGTCGGTCAGTGCCAGCACGAAGCGCTCTGCATTGATCTAGTGGACGACTACCATTGCAGTTGCACCCCCGGCTATTCTGGCAAAGACTGCGACGTCGACATCGACGAGTGCGCGTCCAAGCCGTGCCAGAACGGCGGCGAATGTCGCGATCTGGTGAACAAGTACGAGTGCGTATGCCCGGTGGGCTTCACCGGCTATCAGTGCGAGATCGACCGCGATCACTGCAGTCCGAATCCCTGTCGTAATTCGGCGCCCTGCTTCAACACGCAAACTGACTATTACTGTCACTGTCCGGTACAATGGAAGGGCAAAAACTGCTCCGAACTGGCTCCGCATAACCCGCAGTTTGACGTGACGGAACTGCTTGGCTGCGGCAGCGAAGGCGCGCCATGCGGTGGCCGCGGTCGCTGCAGCGGCGGCAGATGCATCTGCAATCCGGGCTACACCGGTACACACTGCCACGAAAACATCAACGACTGCCGCGGCAATCCCTGTCTGAACGGAGGCACGTGCGTTGATCTGGTCAATTCCTTTCAGTGCATCTGCAGAGAGGGATGGAGCGGCGATCTTTGCGATCAAA aCTTGGATGAGTGCGCGACGCAACCCTGCCGCAACAATGGCACCTGCGTAGACGGCGTGGCAGATTTCACGTGTATTTGCCGGGGCGGCTGGAAAGGTAAGACATGCGCGTTGCGCGGCAGCCACTGCGAACCGGGCACTTGCCGGAACAGCGGCACCTGCCAGGATCACGGAGATAGCTTTGCGTGCCACTGCCCACCCGGCTGGGGCGGCGCAGCCTGTCACATCGCGTCACCGTCAGCGTGCACGAGGAATCCCTGCAAAAACAGCGCGACATGCGTGAACACGGCTGACGGCAGTTACCGATGCGTCTGCCGCGAGGGCTTCGAAGGTCCGAATTGTCAGCGCAACATCGATGACTGTCAGTTGCTGCCGTGTCTGAACGGCGGCAAGTGTGTGGACGGCATCAATTGGTTCAGATGCGAATGCGCGCCTGGCTTCACAGGTCCGGATTGCCGCATCAACGTGAACGATTGCGCGAGCAATCCGTGCACCAGCGGTGCCACATGCATAGACGGCATCGCGAGTTACACGTGCATCTGTCCGCCCGGCAGAACCGGCCCGCAATGCGAAATTCGGACGGCTGGCGGGCCCGGCTGCACCGCTGCTACATGGAACGACGATTGCAACGTGTGCGAGTGCCGGAACGGCAAGAACCAATGCAGCAACGTCTGGTGCGGACCGGCCAATTGCTTGAATGGTAGTTCCTGCTTCACCCATGAGGTCTGCGTGCCCAGTCCGGGCGAGAGCTGTCTGGCACCACCGTGTCTACCGTGGGGCGAATGCCGCCCGGTGGAAACTGGCAGACGAGTCGGTCCGCCGGCGTTACCAGCTCCGCCGTCCTGCTGGCCCGGACAGTCTATTCCCGGGCCAACTTGCTCGAGACTTGCGATACTACTGCGAAGGGACACTCTCACGCCCGGCACTTCGGTGGAATTGCTGTGCCGTCGTCTGAGGAAGCTTTTAGCTGATCCACGGAGGCCGCAGTCGGTGGTGCTGTTGTGCGATCTGAAACCTGGCGACAACGACACAGTGGAGGTGACCATTTTTTCTGAGGCGGCAGCTGAGGTGGCGCGAGACCTCGGCGAGATGCTGAGCCGTTCGCTGGCGAGACCTCTCGCTTTTGCCTCCGTTCTAGAGGTCAAAGTGGAAACTGCACTGCTCAGCGAACCCAGTTTGGCGGGTGCGGGCAACACCGGTGGATACGTGGCTGTTCTAGGAAGTGCTTTGGCGATTGTGCTGGTGCTGGCGCTGTTCGGTGGCCTCTGGTATCTCAGAAGCATGAGGCACAGATCGAATCTGACACCAACCACCAGCAGTGAGACCTCCTTGCACCGTCATCGTAGTGATCTGGACGAAAAATCGAACAATCTGCAGAACGAAGAGAACCTGAGGAGATACGCCAATCCACTCAAGGACTCCGATCCCGAGCCTAGGGTATCCGTCGTGAGACCTTTATCAGGCACATCACTTGGTACCTTGAGCGGCACCGAAGAGAGCCTCGAGATGGTGTCCGAGGAAGGCAGGCATTGTTTGCCGCCGCTCTACAAACCGCCCAGCGCGGAAGCTAGAAACAATACGGCCAGTTTCAGCTATGAAGAAGGGCCGCACAAGCCGTACAGCAAGCCCAGGCTACAAGAACCGCCATACCCTCATCAGCAACCGGGTACCAGCCAGACGTCGGGGCCGCATCAAGTGCTGACGGTACACGTGTGA